The Salvelinus namaycush isolate Seneca chromosome 16, SaNama_1.0, whole genome shotgun sequence genome has a segment encoding these proteins:
- the LOC120060827 gene encoding class E basic helix-loop-helix protein 23-like — translation MNAGEENLLKSISNDTLLDLTQRYGQSAFGFGPGQVTGSSGGRYPLTPAADFLHGQTGKSNESGGEQTSDDDDSFDPLDPRKRGSGFDDDKHGGPLSKKPKEQRSLRLSINARERRRMHDLNDALDGLRSVIPYAHSPSVRKLSKIATLLLAKNYILMQAQALEEMRRLVAYLNQGQSINSPIPTALAPFGQAAVYPFTGSALATHADKYSGTTASLFKHHNDKP, via the coding sequence ATGAATGCCGGGGAAGAGAACCTGCTGAAGTCCATCAGCAACGACACTCTACTCGACCTAACGCAGCGCTATGGCCAGTCCGCATTCGGTTTTGGACCTGGTCAGGTTACTGGAAGTTCTGGAGGGCGATACCCTCTCACACCGGCGGCCGACTTCCTCCACGGTCAGACGGGCAAGTCCAACGAGAGCGGCGGGGAGCAGACCAGCGATGACGACGACAGTTTTGACCCTCTGGACCCCCGGAAGAGGGGCTCGGGCTTCGACGATGACAAACACGGGGGTCCCCTTTCTAAGAAGCCCAAGGAGCAGCGGTCTCTGCGCTTGAGCATCAATGCGCGCGAGAGGAGACGGATGCACGACCTGAACGATGCACTAGACGGCCTGCGCTCTGTGATCCCGTATGCGCACAGCCCGTCGGTGAGGAAACTCTCCAAAATAGCCACTCTCCTCCTGGCCAAGAACTACATCCTCATGCAGGCTCAGGCTCTGGAGGAGATGAGGCGGCTGGTGGCTTATCTGAACCAGGGACAGAGCATCAACTCGCCCATCCCCACCGCCCTTGCACCCTTTGGACAGGCGGCCGTGTACCCCTTCACGGGCTCGGCACTCGCCACCCACGCCGATAAATACTCAGGGACAACTGCAAGTCTCTTCAAGCACCATAACGACAAGCCTTGA